Below is a genomic region from Candidatus Krumholzibacteriota bacterium.
ACAGGGTGGCGCGGTAGCGTTTCTGCGGACGGGAGAAATAGTCGACCGTCAGTCGGCGGACGACCCCGCTGAGGGCGAGGATGGCGACGAGGTTGGGAATCGCCATGAGTCCGAGCGCCGTGTCGCCGAAGGCCCAGACGATTTCCAGGGAGAAGATCGCGCCGAGGAAGTGGACGATGCAGAAGAGGACGCGGTAGGGCATGATCGCCCGTTCGCCGAAGAGATACTCGACACTGCGGTCGCCGTAGTACGACCAGGAAATCGCCGTCGAGATGCCGAAGAGGAAGACGGCGATCGTCACGATGTAGTTGCCCCACCCCCCGAGCGGGGCGAGGCCCACCTGGAAGGCCCAGGCGGTCAGGGGCGAGCCGTTCTGCAGCATCGAGCCCTGGAGTTCCATCCCGTCCCCGGGAAGCGGCGAGCCGTCGGGTTCGCGGAAGAGGATCGTCCCGTTTTCGTCGACGACGGCCGTGCCGGTGAACCGGGCGCCGTCCGCGTAGACGGCCGGATCGTCGACGGGGCTGTCGTTCCGCACGAAGACGACGCCACGCGGCACGCCGCCCTCCACGGCGAATTCGCCCACGTACGCGTCCTGGCCGTCTATCTCGCCGTTGATGCGGACGCGTCCCTCCCCGTGCATCACCGAGATCGCCGACTGCTCGTCGAAGAGGACGAACTCCGGCTTCTTGTTCTTCCACACGCCGACGGTGACGATGACGAGCCCGGTGAGGGTGCAGATCAGCAGCGTGTCGATATAGGGCCCGAGCATCGCGACGAGCCCCTCCCGGACGGGTTCCTTCGTCCGTGCCGCCGCGTGGGCGATCGGGGCGCTCCCCTGCCCGGCCTCGTTCGAGAATATCCCGCGTTTGATCCCCCAGATCAGCGTGAACATGAAGGTCGATCCGAAGAATCCCCCGATCCCCGCCGAGGGGGTAAAGGCGCCGTGGAAGATCGTCGAGACCGCCTTCGGCACGAGGGGGGCGTTGAGGAAGAGGACCGTGACGGCCCCGAGGAAGTAGACGACGGACATGAAGGGGACGAGCCGGCTCGTCACCATGCCGATCCGCCTGATCCCGCCGATGACGACGAGGGCGACGAGCGTGGCCATGACCGCCCCGGTGATCCACGTCGGGATGCCGAAGTCGCTCCGGAAGGAGTCGGCCACGGTGAAGGCCTGCACGCTGTTGCCGCTGCCGAAGGACGAGGCGACGGCGCAGGCGGCGAAGGCGACGGCGAGGGGTTTCCACCGGGGGCCGAGCCCCTTCTCGATGTAGTACATCGGACCGCCCGAGACGACGCCCTCCTCGTTGACCTTGCGGAAATGCGTGCTCAACGTGCACTCGACGAATTTCGAGGCCGTCCCGAGGATTGCGGTCACCCACATCCAGAAGAGCGCGCCGGGGCCGCCGTAGTGGATCGCCGTGGCGACGCCGGCGATGTTGCCGATACCGATCGTCGCCGACAGGGCCGAGGTGAGGGCCTGGAAATGGTTGATCTCGCCGGCGTCCTCGGGATTGTCGTAGTACCCGGCGATCACGGCGAGGCTGTGCAAGACCTTCCGCAGCTGGATGAAGCGCATGCGGAAGGTGAGAAAGATCCCCGTGCCGAGAAGCAGGACGATGAAGTAGGGGAAGGCGTCGGGGAACTCCCAGACGTAGCCGTACACGAAATCGATCGTGTTCTTCACCGCGCTCACGACACAACCTCCCGCCCCCCGCATGGGCCGCCGCTACTCGCCGCCGAAGAGCTTGAAGAGCAGGAGCACGAGGATGCACGCGGGACAGACGAACTTCAGCATGATTCCGAACAGCCCCTTCCACCGGCCGAACCACGGGCATCCGGAGGCGATCTCCGCGGCGGCGTTGTCCATCTTCCAGATCCAGCCGAAGAAGATGGATATGAGAAGCGCGCCCACCGCCAGGGAGATCGTACCGAAGACGAGGCCCATGAGGCTGAAGAAATCCATGTGCAGCAGGGGGAGATCCCCGAGCCGGGCGACCATGCCCGTCGAGAGGGCCGAGGGGATCCCGAGGAGGAAGGCGAGCAGCGCCGTGATCCAGACCGCCCGCTTCCGCAGCCAGCCGCGCTCGTCCACGAACCAGGCCGTGACCACCTCGAGAAGCGAGATCGTCGAGGTGAGCGCGGCGATCGAAAGGAGGAGAAAGAAGAGCGCGCCGATGATGTTCCCCGCCGGCAAACTCGAGAAGATTCCCGGCAGGACGTTGAAGACGAGCCCGGTGCCCTCGTCGGGGCTCTTTCCCATCGCGAAGAGGGCGGGGAAGATGAGGAGCCCGGCCATCACGGCGATCAGCGTGTCGAAGAAGGCGACCGACAGTCCGGATGTGACGATGTTGTCCTTTTTCGACAGGTAGGAGCCGTAGGTGATCATGCACCCCATGCCGAGCGAGAGCGAGAAGAAGGCCTGGCCGAGCGCCTCGAGGATCATCCGGCCGTCGACCTTCCCGAAATCGGGCTTCAGGTAGAATGTGAGCCCCTTCTCCGCGCCGGGGAGGGTGATCGAGCGGACGATGAGCAGGACGAGCATGACGAGGAGGAGCGGCATCAGGATGCGCGACCACCGCTCGATCCCCTCGCGGACGCCTCCCTGCACCACGAGGACGGTGATGACGATGAAGGCGGCGAAGAGGGGGAAGTTGACGAGCGGATTCGAGGCGAACTCGGCGTAGGGGGTGAGATTGCCCACGAGGGTCTTGAAGATGTATCCCAGGGTGAAGCCGGCGATCACGCCGTAGTACGAGAAGATGCAGAGTCCCGTGATGACCCCGAGATAGCCGACGATCTTCCACGCGCTTCCCGCGCGGATCGACTCGATCGCGCCGACGGGGTTCCGCCTGCTGTAGCGGCCGAGCGTCAGCTCGGCGATCATGACGGGCAGTCCGAGCAGCAGGACGCACGCGAGGTAGATGACGAGGAAGGCGGCGCCCCCGTTCTGTCCCGTGACGTAGGGGAATCGCCAGATGTTGCCGAGACCGATCGCCGATCCCGCAGCGGCGAGTATGAAGCCGAGCTTCGAACTCCACTGGCCGCGGTCGGTGCCCCGTTCGATGGATTCCACCGTCGGTTCCTTTCCTCGAAAACCCCGCGGGCGCGCCCGATTGCGGATACCCTACCGGAAAGTCCGCCGGACGGGCAAGAATTTTATCGTGTCGGGGAAACCCGCCGGGCGCGCTGCTGTGTCAGCCAGAGACCGGCGAGGACGACGGCGCTGCCGAGCAGGAAGACGAGGGTGATCTCCTCGCCGAAGATCGCCCATCCGAAGAGGGCCGCGAGCGGCGGGTTGAGATAGATGAAGGAGGCGACCGACGTCGCCGGGAGAGACTGCAGGGCCGTGTTCCAGATGTGGAATCCCACGATCGTCGAGAGGACTGCGAGGTGGCCGAGGGCGAGCCAGTGGGTCCAGCCCATGCCGGCGATCGTCGCGAAGAAGGCCCGGTCGGCGAAGACGAGGAAGGGAAGGGTCCCGATGATCGTCGAGAGATAGGTGACGGTCAGCGGCGACCACCGGCGCAGGAGGTCCTTGCCGGCGATCGTGTAGAGCGACCAGCTCAGGGGCGCGAGGGCGGTGATGAGGGCGTAGATTGCCTCGGCGTCGCCGATCCCCACGATCATGCCGCGTCCGACGCGGCCCCACCTGACGACGACATAGAGGCCGGTGAAGGCCACCACGACGCCGACGATCCGGCGGAAGGGCACCTTCTCCCGGAGCAGGGGCACGGCGAGCAGGACCGTGAAGAGGGGGGAGAGGGTGGTGAGAAGCGCCGCAGCCCCCGGCTTTATCTCGCCCTGGCCGATATAGAGGAACACGTTGTAGCCGGCCACCCCGAAGATGCCCATCATCGCGACGCGCAGTGGCGCGGTGCGAAGCAGGCGGACGCTCTCGCGCCGCCGCCGGCCGTCGAGAAGCAGCCAGCCGAGACAGAAGATCGCCACGGGGAGAAAACGCGCGAGGACGAGCTGCATCGGCGGGAAGATCTCGCGCAGATGCCGGATGGCCGTGAAGGCGTTCGACCAGATGACGAAGAGGAGAACCAGCATTCCCCGCGTCACGGCCGGCGACCAGGGGCACGATCGGGAACTATCGGGCATCGCGGCACCTTGCCTGGCACTTAAAGCAGCTTCTTGAATCCATGTGGCAATCTGTGGTATAATAAGCAACTGTGAGGCGGCGTGTATAGCATCTTTTGGTTCTGCAGCGAAAGGATGTGAGAGGGATGACCAGACGGATCGCGTTTCTCGTCGCGCTCCTCGTCCTCGTGGCGACCGCTTCACAGGCGCGCGTGATCTACTCCTACCACGGCAAGGGCGGGCGCCGGGCGGTCCGCTACGCGAATCTCGCCGACAAGTGGGAAGGGGACAAGCTTCGCATCTACCGGGAGAACGGCTTTCCCGTCCACCGGATACGCGAATACGGATACGGCCGTGTCACGGAGCACTGGACGTACTACGAACTCGGCAAGGAATTCGTCTTCGATGAGAACAGCACCCTCGTGAAGACGAGGTCGTTCTGGCCCGAGAACAGACGGGAGCGTTTCGAACGAAAGTAGAACGACGAGCGTCGGGAGCGTGAAGTGGACTGCGATCACCTCACGCGGGGCAAGGGGCGAGAAATCGACTCTCTTTTCGCCGGTCCTTTCCGGAAAGTTCCCATTGACTCCTGACACTGGGGTTCCGGGAAACCAGTCCTTCACCGGGTCCTTTCGAGCCCCTTACCCGTTTTCGCGGCCCGTGTCCCCGGGGAGACGGGCCGCCTTCTCGTCCGATCCGCATGCCGGCCGCCTCCGTATAAAAAAAGTTGAAAAAAGCGGGTAAACCGGATATATTCATTGCGTTTTCCCGGCGGGCCGTTGCCGTGAGGAAGCGTTCAACTTCTTTTCCGTGCGGAATTTAACCAGTGCGAGGTGATACATGAAAGGCTCCACGATCGCTCCCGCCGCCGTCCACGAATCCCTGGGCCGGCACATGCTGGTCGACGGGTACCCCTTCGTTCTCGATATCGAGAAGAGTCACGGGACCTGGCTCTGCGACGCCCGGACGGGCAAGGAGTATCTCGACTTCTTCACCTATTTCGCCTCGTGTCCCCTCGGCCACAACCACCCGAAGCTGGCCGAGCCCGGGTTCCGCGCGACCCTCGCGTCGATCGCCGCCACGAAGGTCTCGAACTCCGATCTCTACACGACCTACATGGCCGAGTTCGTCGATACCTTCGCACGCGTCGCCGTTCCCGAGGGGCTCGGCAATCTCTTCTTCATCTCCGGCGGCGCCCTCGCCGTCGAGAACGCGCTCAAGGCGGCCTTCGACTGGAAGGTCAGGAAGAACCGCGCGCGCGGCGCGAAGAAGGAGACGGGTCAGAAGGTCATCCATTTCCGGGAAGCCTTCCATGGACGCACCGGCTACACGATGTCGCTGACCAACACCGATCCGACCAAGACCGATCTCTTCCCGAAGTTCGACTGGCCGCGCATCGACAATCCCAAGATCGTCTTCCCGCTCGAGGCGCATCTCGCCGAGACGGTCGAGGCGGAGAAGAAGGCGATCGCGCAGATCATGGCCGCGATCGCGAAGGACGGCGACGACATCGCCGCGATGATCATCGAGCCGATCCAGGGCGAGGGCGGCGACAACCATTTCCGTCCCGAGTTCTTCGCCGAGCTGAGGCGCATCGCCGACGAGCACGAGATCATCCTCATCTTCGACGAGGTCCAGACCGGCGTCTGCATGACCGGGAAGATGTGGTGCCACCAGAACTTCGGCGTGCAGCCGGATATCCTGGCCTTCGGCAAGAAGACCCAGGTCTGCGGAATCATGGCGAGCGAGCGGCTCAACGAGGTCGACAGCGTCTTCAAGGTCTCGAGCCGGATCAACTCCACGTGGGGGGGGAACCTCGTCGACATGTACCGGGCGAAGCGCATCTTCGAGATCATCGAGGAGGAGAACCTCGTCGACAACTGCGTGGCGATGGGAAAGCATTTCCAGGATCGCCTGCACGGGATCCAGGAGAAACACCCCGACCTCGTCTCCAACGCGCGGGGCATGGGACTCTTCTGCGCCTTCGACCTGCCCGATTCGCACTGCCGCGACACCTTCGTGACGCGCGCCATCGAGCGCGGCATGATCGTTCTCAAGTGCGGTCCGCGGACGGTCCGGTTCCGTCCGCCGATCAACGTCACCGCCGCCGAGATCGACCGGGCGGCCGGGATCCTCGAAGAGGTCTGCGCCCTGCAGGCGGAGGCGATGTGCGAGGGTGACGATTCCGGGGCGGTCCACACCGAGTAGCCCGATACGCGGAACGAACGAACGAAGAACGGGCGGCCGTCGAAGACGGCCGCCCGTTCTGTTTCCGCCCCGGACGATGCGGGCTCAGGAACCGCAGGCCTTGTCGCACTTGTCGCAGGAGGGCGGCGAGGGCTTCTTCGTATCGGCCTTCTCGGCTTTCCGGTAATCGTCGCTGCGGTAGTCGGTGCGGTAGAATCCGCTCCCCTTGAGGATGTGGCCGACCGGGTAGATCACACGGTGCACCTTGCCCCGGCACGCCGGGCAGCGTTTGCGCGGCTCGTCGTTGATCCCCTGGTCGATCTCGAACTCGTGACCGCATTTCTCGCATTCGTAGTGGTATGTCGGCATGTTGCACCTCTCGTTTCCGGTCGCGGCGGGTTTTCCGTAAAGTAGGGCCGATGGCGGCGGCGGGCAAGGAAAAAAAACGGATGATCCTCACCGCTTGACGAGGGCGATGACGTGGGCGCCGACGTAGTGGCGGAGAAGACGGTAGAGAGGCCGTTCGGGGAAGTTGAAGGCGCGGGTCGTCGTCAGCTCGCAAACCTCGAGGCCGGGATGACGGCGGAGGCGCCGTTTCCACCAGCGCGCGGTCTTGAAATCCTCGTCCCTTCCGTACCAGCCGATCCCGAAATTCTCGATATTGCGGCTCTTGGTGAAGAGCCAGCGCGGCCCTCCCTCGCGGCCGCGCGTGCGGACGAACTTGCCGAAGAACTGTTCGCCGAAGGTGCGCGGGTTGAGCAGGTTTCCCACGACGATGACGATGCGGCCGCCGGGGCGGAGCACCCGCGCCTGCTCGGTGAGAGCGAGGTCGACGTCCCAGACGTGCTCGAAGGTGTCCTTGGAATAGACGGCGTCGAAGTGCCCGTCGCCGAACGGGAGGGCGCAGGTATCGCCGCGCAGCGACGCCACGTCGAGCCGGTTCGCCGCGGCGAACCCCCTGACGAACTCGGGGTTGCCCGGGCAGATGTCGATGTCGACGAGGTGGCCGCCGAGTGCGGCGAGCTCGAAGGAGGTGTATCCGACGCCGCCGCCGATCTCGAGTATGCGCATTCCCGGGCGGAAGTCGACGAGACGGAGAAACATCTCCACCTCGCGGCGGTAGCGGCCGATGTCCCGCGTGTACTGCTCCTGGCGGTCGGCGTACTCAGCCTGCCGGTCGTTGATCGGCGGATCGGGCAGCGGCCGCCTGATGACGAGCCGGGCGGGATCGACAACAATCTCGGTATCGGGCATACGGCGCTTTTCGTCGGGGTTTCGCGGGCATCGGCGAATTGATATACTGTGAGTATACGATGTCGCCATCTGTCCGGTCAACCCGCGCGAGCTCGGGAAGAGAGGAGCCGCCGTGAAACGCATCGCCGTCGTGATCCTGCTCGCCGCGACGATCACCGCCGCCCTCCGCTGCGACGCCGAAACGACGACCCTCGCGCGCGTCAGGCTGTCGCGCGATCTCTCCCCCGCCGACCTCGCCGCCGCCGGCGTCGAGACGATCGCCTCCTACCCGGACGGCCGGCTCGACGTCGCCGTCACCGACGAGCAGCTCGCGTGGCTCCGCAACCGGACCTTCCACGTGCGGATACTCGCCCGGCCGTCTCTCGCGGCGGCGGCCGCCCTCGACGCGAACCTCGGCCTCTACCACACGGTGGCCGAGACGGAGGCGGCTCTCGATTCGCTCGCCGCCGCCTACCCCGCCCTGACGCGGATCGACACGCTCGGCTGGAGCGTCGAGGGCCGGCCGATCCGGGCGATCAAGATCTCGGACGACGCCGCGATCGACGAGGACGAGCCCGAGGTGCTGCTCATGGGCTGCCATCACGCCCGCGAGCTCATGTCGGTCGAGGTGCCGCTCCTGCTCGCCGGCCACCTGCTCGGCCGCTACGGCGAGAGCCCGGCGATCGCCGGGCTCGTCGACGGCCGGGAGATCTGGATCGTGCCGATCGTCAATCCCGACGGGCACGTCTATGTCGAGCAGAACCACGCCGGGGACTGGTGGACGTGGTGGCGAAAGAACCGCCGCGACAACGGGGACGGCACCTTCGGCATCGATCTCAACCGCAACTATTCGTATCGCTGGGGGTACGACGACATCGGCTCGTCCGGATCGACGGGCAGCAGCCTCTACCGCGGCCCCGCCCCCTTCAGCGAGCCGGAGACGCGGGCCGTCCGGGACTTCTGCGCCGGCCGCGAGTTCTCCGTCGCGCTCTCGTACCATTCCTACGGCGAGCTGATCATCTATCCGTGGGGATACGACGCCGTCTACACCGACGATCACGATCTCTTCTCGATTCTCGCCGACACGCTCCGACGCGGCAACGGGTACGCGCCCGGCTGCACGGCGGAGGACATCCTCTACCCGACGAACGGCGACACCGACGACTGGGCCTACGGCGAGACGGCGGAAAAGGGCCGCTTCTTCTCCTTCACCGTCGAGCTGAACTCCTTCGAGGAGGGCGGGTTCGCTCCTCCCGAGGGGTTGATCGGACCCACCTTCGACGCCGTGCTCGAACTCAATCTCGCGCTCATCCGCCGCGCCGGCGAACCGCGCGGCGTCCTCGGGCCGCGCCCACCGGCGATCGAGCCGGTGACGCCGCTCGCCGCGCCGAGCTATCTCGTCTCCTGGAAACGGAGCGCCGCGAAAGATCCGAACCCCGCCGTCCGCTGGGACGTGTGGGAGATCGCCGGCCTCGGCGGCGTCGAGGATTCCTGCGAGGCGGGAGACGTCCTCTGGGAGCCGGACGGCTTCGTCCAGACCGACGAGTGGGGGTACGCCCTGCCGGGGAGCTGGTATTCGGGGCGGGGAAACGATCTGGCGTCGCGTCTCGAGATGCGAACGATCTATCCTCTCTGGCTCGGCGACACCTTGCGGTGCATGCTCTGGTACGACATCGAGGACTACTACGACTTCTTCTACCTCGAGGCGAGCCTCGACGACGGCCTCACCTGGGAGACGGTTCCCGGCAATCTCACCACCGACGCCGATCCCTTCGGCGCCAACCGCGGTGAGGGGATCACCGGATCCTCGGAGGGGTGGGTCGAAGCCCTGTTTTTGCTCGACCGCCTCGGCGTCCTCCTCGGCGACGCGGCGCTCAGGCTGCGCTTCTCCTACCACACCGATTCGTCGATCAGCGGGCAGGGCGTCTACCTGGATCTCGTCTCGCCCGTCGCCGACTGCGAGTCGTTCGCGCTCGCGGCGACGGCCGTCCCCGACACCTTTCTCGTCGTCACGCCCGTGCGGACGGGAACGTTCCACTACCTCGCGCGGGGGATCGACGCCGAGGGGCACGCCGGCCGGCGGAGCCGCCTCGCCGGGACAGAAGTGGACCGAACGACGCCGGCGGATCTTCCTTCGGCGGCGTCGGCGTTCCCGCCGAACCGGCCGAACCCGTTCAATCCCTCGACAATCTTCCGATACGTCGTCGGGGCCGCGGACGCCCCGGGCGGACTGGCGGCGGTGCGCCTCGAACTCTACGACGCGGCCGGACGCCGGATCGCGACGATCGACGAGGGGCCACGGGCGCCGGGAAGCTACGCCGTCCGGTGGGACGGGACGAACGCCTCCGGTCGGCGGGCGGCGAGCGGCGTCTACTTCGCGCGGCTGCTGGTCGGAGGCCGCCGATTCGCGCGCAAGGCGGTGCTGCTCCGCTGAAACTCGATGCCCCCTTGCGCGCGCGGCCGGTCTGCGGTATGGTTGGCGCCGGGCTGCGGCCGGAAGACGACACTCGTACGGCAACAAGGAGGACGGGATGGACAAGCTGCACAGCGCCGCGAAACGCGCGGTCGTGAATTCGCTGAAGCTGAAGAAGGGCGAGCGGTTCCTCATCGTCACCGATCGGCAGAAGATGAAGATCGCCGAGGCGATGGCGTACTGGGCGAAGACTGTCGGCGCGGAGACGACGACCTACCTCATGACGGAGACCCTGCGGCCCATCGACGAGCCCACCGAGCTCTTCAAGACGATGATCCGCAGGATCGACGCCATGGTCTACATGCTCGAGGGCCGTCCCGAGGAGAAGCCCTTCCGCTACTTCATGGTCGGCGCCGGCGGCCGGTATGGCCGGATCTGCATGATGCCGGGGATCACGTCCGACATGATGGAGCGCCTCGTGAACGTCGACTTCCGGAAGATGGACGCCCTCACGAAGAAGGTCATCCGGACGATCAAGGACTGCCCCGAGGTGCACGTCACGAACGCGAAGGGGACCGACATCACCTTCAGCGTCAAGGGCCGGAAGTGGATGAACGACAACGGTGACATCAGCAAGAAGGGGATGCACGGCAACCTCCCCGCCGGGGAGTGCTACACGTGTCCCGTGGAGAGCACCTTCACCGGCAGGATCGTCATCGGCCTCATCGACGACAAGCTCGGCAGGGGCGTGCTCACCTTCGAGAAGGGGGAGCTGGTCGATTTCTCAGGGCGCGGCGTGACGGAGATCATGAAGTCGATCGGCCGCGACAAGACCGGCCGCATGATCGGCGAGTTCGGGATCGGCACCAACCGGGGGGCGAAGATCTGCAGGAACATGCTCGAGGCCGAGAAGGCCTTCGGCACGGTGCACTTCGCCATCGGCGATTCCTACGGCCTGGGAAAGAACAAGAGCAAGTGGCACTTCGACGGGCTCGTCGAGAAGGTCACACTCGTCGCCGGGCGCAAGACCCTCATCAGGAACGGCAAGTTCCTCGTTACGTAGGGCCGCCCCCGGACGATGGCGCGAGCACGGGAGCGGAGCGGTTCCGCTCCCGTTCCTGTTTCCGGACGATGTTGCTCGTGGCCGCGATCATCGCGAAGAGCAGCCAGATGAAGAAGACGTACTTCTCGTTGCGGAGGTACTCGATCTTCAGCTGGTCGACCGCGAACAAGACGAAGCAGACGTGCAGGATCTTGAGGAAGGCGACGGGGAACGACGCGGTGACGATCGACGCGTGGATCGCCGGCGTGGTCATCCGGAAGATCCGCCAGAGGAAGAAGAGGAAGGCGGCGAGGCCGACGATCCCCGTGATGTTGAAATAGAAGAGGTAGACGTTGTGCGGCCAGAGCCCCTTGTCGAGGCCGCTCGCGAAATCCCACCCGGGACCCTTCCCGATGAATGGATGCTCCATCCCCCGCTCGATCGCGCCGCTCCAGGCGGCCATCCGGTTGGTGGGCACCACCCCCCGCTCGAAGGTCGTCTTGAGAAGACGTTCGAAGAGGGAGCCCGAGGTCGTGTACTGCGAGACGAAGGTCTCCAGTATGACGATCAGCAGGGCGAAGCCCGCCGCGATGCCGACGAACCGGACGATGTCGAGATCGCGGCGCGAGAGGATCGTCAGGTAGGCGAGACCGATGAAGAGCGAGATGAACGCCCCCCTGGTGATCGTGGCGAGCATCATCGCCAGGTTCGAGACGAGCAGGAAGAGGTAGAGGCCGCGCCAGAGCATCCGCCTGGCGCGGACGACCATGAAGAGGAGGATCAGGATGTTGATCGCGAAGAATTCGGCGACGAGCTCGAAATCGTGGAATGGCCCTCCCATCCGGATGTCCCGCATGATCAGCTGGGCGCGATGGCGCGTGTAGAGCCAGAAGGGGATCAGGGTACGGCCGGGATAGAGCATCTCTACCACCGTGAAGATGACCACCAGGGTGGAACAGACGACCATGAACTTGACGGTCCGCTCGAGGGCCTTCTCGTTGTCGACGAAGGAGATGATCATGAAGAAGAAGAGGGCGGCGGCGATGAAGTTGCCCGTATGAAGGAGCGCCGAACGCTGCAGCAGCATGGGCTGCACCCCGAGGACGTTGTACAGCGAGAGGATGTAGGTGCCGACGAGGAAGAGCACCGGCGCGGCGACCCGTTTGTCGAGAAAGAAGCGTTCCTGCCCGGCCGACACGCGGATCATGTGGATCAGGAAGATCACGATCGTGAAGACGAAGTTGGACGTCCCGAGCGAGATGGCGAAGGGGAAGGGGTACATCACCACGAGGAACCAGAGCGCGCCGATCGTGGAGAAGTTCCAGAGAACGAGAACGACGACGACCCCGACGATCGCCTCGATCACCCGCTTCGCCGGCGAGGCGATCTGCGAGCCGACGAGGATGCCCATCCCCAGCACTATCGCCGACGGCCTGAGCCACCGGAAGCGGGAGCGCCCGGTTGTCCGGCCCGGCGCCGCGATGTGTTCACGTTCGTTCATGACCCTCCCACGGGCCAGCAAGAATGGTACCCGCGGGGCCGCTTACCCGACCGTCCAGAGTCCGGTCTGCGGCCGCGAGAGGAACTCGCCTCCCTCCGGCCTGACGACGATGATCTCCTCCATCGTCGCGATCCCGTGGCCGGGGATGGTGATCCGCGGCTCGAGGGTGTAGACCTGGGACTCCTCGATCTTCAGGTAGGGGAGGTTCCCGTAGCGTTCCCACTCGGGGCAGAGGAGACCGGCGCCGTCGTGGGTCGAACGCCCGACCTGGTGGCCGAGGGCGTGCGGGTACTCGTCGTATCCCCTGGACGTGATGTGGGTTCGGGCGATCGCGTCTATCTCCCGCCCTTCCATGCCCGGGCGGATCGCCTCGGCGGCGAGGCGGATCGCGTCGCGGATCGTCTCGAAGGCGCTC
It encodes:
- a CDS encoding DMT family transporter → MPDSSRSCPWSPAVTRGMLVLLFVIWSNAFTAIRHLREIFPPMQLVLARFLPVAIFCLGWLLLDGRRRRESVRLLRTAPLRVAMMGIFGVAGYNVFLYIGQGEIKPGAAALLTTLSPLFTVLLAVPLLREKVPFRRIVGVVVAFTGLYVVVRWGRVGRGMIVGIGDAEAIYALITALAPLSWSLYTIAGKDLLRRWSPLTVTYLSTIIGTLPFLVFADRAFFATIAGMGWTHWLALGHLAVLSTIVGFHIWNTALQSLPATSVASFIYLNPPLAALFGWAIFGEEITLVFLLGSAVVLAGLWLTQQRARRVSPTR
- a CDS encoding sodium:alanine symporter family protein, with translation MRGAGGCVVSAVKNTIDFVYGYVWEFPDAFPYFIVLLLGTGIFLTFRMRFIQLRKVLHSLAVIAGYYDNPEDAGEINHFQALTSALSATIGIGNIAGVATAIHYGGPGALFWMWVTAILGTASKFVECTLSTHFRKVNEEGVVSGGPMYYIEKGLGPRWKPLAVAFAACAVASSFGSGNSVQAFTVADSFRSDFGIPTWITGAVMATLVALVVIGGIRRIGMVTSRLVPFMSVVYFLGAVTVLFLNAPLVPKAVSTIFHGAFTPSAGIGGFFGSTFMFTLIWGIKRGIFSNEAGQGSAPIAHAAARTKEPVREGLVAMLGPYIDTLLICTLTGLVIVTVGVWKNKKPEFVLFDEQSAISVMHGEGRVRINGEIDGQDAYVGEFAVEGGVPRGVVFVRNDSPVDDPAVYADGARFTGTAVVDENGTILFREPDGSPLPGDGMELQGSMLQNGSPLTAWAFQVGLAPLGGWGNYIVTIAVFLFGISTAISWSYYGDRSVEYLFGERAIMPYRVLFCIVHFLGAIFSLEIVWAFGDTALGLMAIPNLVAILALSGVVRRLTVDYFSRPQKRYRATLFRGHGGNR
- a CDS encoding methyltransferase domain-containing protein, giving the protein MPDTEIVVDPARLVIRRPLPDPPINDRQAEYADRQEQYTRDIGRYRREVEMFLRLVDFRPGMRILEIGGGVGYTSFELAALGGHLVDIDICPGNPEFVRGFAAANRLDVASLRGDTCALPFGDGHFDAVYSKDTFEHVWDVDLALTEQARVLRPGGRIVIVVGNLLNPRTFGEQFFGKFVRTRGREGGPRWLFTKSRNIENFGIGWYGRDEDFKTARWWKRRLRRHPGLEVCELTTTRAFNFPERPLYRLLRHYVGAHVIALVKR
- a CDS encoding sodium-dependent transporter codes for the protein MERGTDRGQWSSKLGFILAAAGSAIGLGNIWRFPYVTGQNGGAAFLVIYLACVLLLGLPVMIAELTLGRYSRRNPVGAIESIRAGSAWKIVGYLGVITGLCIFSYYGVIAGFTLGYIFKTLVGNLTPYAEFASNPLVNFPLFAAFIVITVLVVQGGVREGIERWSRILMPLLLVMLVLLIVRSITLPGAEKGLTFYLKPDFGKVDGRMILEALGQAFFSLSLGMGCMITYGSYLSKKDNIVTSGLSVAFFDTLIAVMAGLLIFPALFAMGKSPDEGTGLVFNVLPGIFSSLPAGNIIGALFFLLLSIAALTSTISLLEVVTAWFVDERGWLRKRAVWITALLAFLLGIPSALSTGMVARLGDLPLLHMDFFSLMGLVFGTISLAVGALLISIFFGWIWKMDNAAAEIASGCPWFGRWKGLFGIMLKFVCPACILVLLLFKLFGGE
- a CDS encoding zinc ribbon domain-containing protein; translated protein: MPTYHYECEKCGHEFEIDQGINDEPRKRCPACRGKVHRVIYPVGHILKGSGFYRTDYRSDDYRKAEKADTKKPSPPSCDKCDKACGS
- a CDS encoding L-lysine 6-transaminase; translation: MKGSTIAPAAVHESLGRHMLVDGYPFVLDIEKSHGTWLCDARTGKEYLDFFTYFASCPLGHNHPKLAEPGFRATLASIAATKVSNSDLYTTYMAEFVDTFARVAVPEGLGNLFFISGGALAVENALKAAFDWKVRKNRARGAKKETGQKVIHFREAFHGRTGYTMSLTNTDPTKTDLFPKFDWPRIDNPKIVFPLEAHLAETVEAEKKAIAQIMAAIAKDGDDIAAMIIEPIQGEGGDNHFRPEFFAELRRIADEHEIILIFDEVQTGVCMTGKMWCHQNFGVQPDILAFGKKTQVCGIMASERLNEVDSVFKVSSRINSTWGGNLVDMYRAKRIFEIIEEENLVDNCVAMGKHFQDRLHGIQEKHPDLVSNARGMGLFCAFDLPDSHCRDTFVTRAIERGMIVLKCGPRTVRFRPPINVTAAEIDRAAGILEEVCALQAEAMCEGDDSGAVHTE